The genomic stretch TTCGCCGATTTCACGCCGAATGACCTGACCCTCAGCCGCCGCCGCAATCACGCCACCGGCCAAGATCAGTGGTATGCCTCGATCACCCTACGGGTGCCCGAGTCCGCCTGTCGGCGTGAGCGAACAGGCGACGATGCAATTGGTATCGACCTGGGCGTCAGTCACTGGGCCAACTTTGATGATGGCAGCCAGATCGAAAACCCCCGCTGGCTGCGCGAGGCGCTGCCCCAGTTGGCCAACCTGCAACGACAACGCGCCAGAAGGAAGCGGGGTTCGCACCGCTATCGGCTGCTAAGCCAGGAAATCATCCGTCTGCACCAGCGCATTGCAGATGGACGGCGCGACTTCCTGCATAAACAAACGACTTCCCTGGTGCAGCGCTGCGCCCTGATCGCCACGGAAGAACTGCAACCCCAGAACATGAGCCGCAGCGCTAAGGGCACGGTTGAGAAACCGGGCCGTCGCGTGCGGCAAAAGGCTGGACTGAACCGGGAAATTCTCTCGGCCGGCTTCAGCATGGCGCATCAGATGCTCACCTACAAAGCGCACGAAGCTGGTTCCGTTTTGCATCTGTCCGATACGCGCCGATTAAAACCCTCGCAGCGCTGTTCAGCCTGCTGGGCCATCGTGCCCAAACTGCTCAGTGAGCGCATGCACCGCTGTGCCTGTGGCTGCGTGCTGCCGAGGGATCAGAACAGCGCCAGGGTCGTACTGCTCGACGCCTGGATACTGCAAGACACGCCTGGGACGGGCGTGACGGCGAGACTCAAGCCGCTGTCCGCGCAAGCGGTCAAGCCCAAGTCAACGACCCGCGAAATTCCGACGACAACCGCACATGCGGTTTAGTGGCGGAAGAGTTCATTGGTGAACGAGATGCGAAACGACAAAGTTGAGTGCCAGTGCTGCAAGAAAATGATGGTCCCGAAGGTGGTCACTAGCGCCCCCTTCTACATCAGCGGCGTCCCCGTTGGTGGCCGGGACCCGGAGTCTTCGGTTTGTCCGTTTTGCCTGTCGCCCAAGTGGATGCTGACTGAGCAGCAGGTTCTCACTGGAGCAAAAGCGAATGCTGAGTTTTTTGGCATCATGGTGTTGCTTCTGATCAACATCGTCGTGTTCGCCCGCTTGGGTGCCGAGGCGTTGGGCGTGAGCCTTGGCCTGTCTGTTTTGATGTTCCTGTTGCGGGAGCGAATTGCCATCGCGGTGAAGGGTTGGCTGGCCGAACTCTTCAAGGGATGAATTGGGCAGTCGATAGAGAGAAAGGTTTCGTTGTGCGCCAGGCTCGCCCGCAGTCGCGAAGGTGAGGTGTCTACCCATCCAGGGAGAGGCCTGCCCTAGCCAGTTCCTGCCATTACGTAGATTCGCTTGGGTTTACAGCGCGCTGTGAGATTCTTAGGGTAAGAACTTTCGAGGGGTGAACGAGATGCGAAACGACAAGGCTGAGTGCCAATGCTGCAAAAAAATGATGGTTCCACGTGTGGTTATGGAGCGATCGATTTATGTCGATGGTGTGCAGGTCGGGGGTGAGAAGCCTCTCAAAAGCATCTGCCCCTTCTGTTTAAGCGAGGAGTGGAATGGGATGCCTCGGAAAAGCGGGCTTGCTCGCTTGCGTCGTGATGCCATTCTTGGGCTTCGAGCGATTTCTTTGGAGCTGACTATCATTGGTGGAATCGCCCTCTTTTTCGCTGTCATGGCGATCTACCGATTTGTCTTTGTCGGCTTCAACTAAAAAGGGGCTATAAAGCCCCTTTTTTACTCATTCGATTGACGGTCTCCTCGGTCCGCTGGCCTGTTTGGGTTGTTCAGCATTTTCAATTGCCGCAGGTCTAAAGTTTTTGGGCAGGGGATTGTGACGATTGCCCGCAGCGACAGTTTCCACAACCGGCCGGTCAGCAGATGTTCCATCACTTCCTGCTGCCTGGTACGTCAATGAAGCATGGACGCCCTTCGCATAGTCTTCATCCCCGCCAGACGCGATCATGGCTTCCGAGTAGGTGTGGTAGGAGGACCACTGATAAATATCAGAGTCCGTTGGCATGCCTGCCCGGCTAGCTGCTCGAAGTGCGGCTTGGCTATCTGTCAGCCCCAGTTGCTGCCCTTCAGAAACGTCATTGCTGAATTGTGTGTTCTCGTTGCCAGCCAGGAAGTTCGTAAGCGTTTTGCCGCCCGACTGGATGCTCTGAACCGCCGATGCGGCCTTGATCATCAAGCCCTTATCATCGTAGTTCTTACCGAAGGTCGATAGTTGCTGCGCGGCCTCTGAATCTGCCGCCCCTCTAACATCCTCACTGTTGCGAGCATGCGCGAGTTGTGGGGCTAGGCTGTTCTCCGCATGACGGTTTCCGACAAGCTCAGCACCTTGGTCTTCAGCCGCTTCCTTAGCAGAAATGTTCATGTCCTGAGCACCTGCATATGCGTCACTGTTACCCTGCCATCTTGAATTGAACTCGCCTTGCAAACCTGAGTTCCCGGCCGTTGCTGCGCCGGCTTTGTCTGCTATGTTTGCAAACTCTCCCGCATTACCCTGAGCTACGTTGAAGTCGAATGGATTGAATTGGCTCATGACCAATTCGCCGAGCCTGCCTTGCTGGTTAATCGCCCGGATTGCCGCCATCGCCCTCTGCTCGTCCGTATTCGACGACATATCTTTGATGCTTTGGCTATTAAATGCTTCAGCGAAGAGCTTTTTCCCTTCATCAGTTGCACCAGCCATGCGCTGAAGTTCTAAGCCAGACTCTGCTCGAGATACCCCGCCTCTCGATAGCGACTTGATCGCTGCATCGCGAAGATTGAGGCCTTGACTTGCCCTGATGGTGTCTTGCTGAGAAGCCGCTTGGCTGTACGTATTCTGTGCCTGTAGAGCTTCAGTGCGGCTTTGATTTATCTGATCAGTGTTGCTAACACTACTTTGGGCCATCGACGAGTCACGGAAGGCATCACCGGTGGCAAATGTCAGGTCACGGGTGTTAGCGCTCTCCACGGAAGAACTTAACTGCGAGAGAGATTTTTCGGCAGTTCGACGCTCTGTGCCGCTCATTTCGGAAAGCGACTTGCCATCACTGGTTTTGAGGTTGGCCATGATGCCTTTCAGGCCGGCTTGCCCACCAAGCGCTGAGGCTGCGGTTGCCATGTTTATCGACGACTCAGAGAAACCACTGCTTCGAAGATTCTCAACTGCCTGGTTATAGGAAGAGCTTTGCTTGAGAGCATCGCTAGCTTTGATGCTTTCGCCCATTTGCGTCATCGCTTCGCGCCCCGTACTCGTCGAGGCTAGTTGCTGGCCTGCCGCTGAGAGGTTGCTCTGGTACTGGCTCGTGGCCGTTTGCGAGGCGGTTTGGGCGCTCTGAAGGACTGCACTCGCAGCTTGGTCGCCGGTTATCGTCTCAGCAAGCTGCGGCGATCCCGTTCTGCTCACCCCGGAGCTTACCTGGTCGGAAGTAAACGAGGCATTTTGACTGAGAACAGGTGCGCTATCCTGGGCCCGAGGATTCACGTCTTCGGACTTGAATTTGTCGCCTGCCGTCATTTGGCTCATGACGCTGTTGGCAACCATGGCAGAGCCGGAAACGATGAACAGTGCCAATGGAGGCACGGACGCCGCAAGCAGACCGCCAATACCCAGTGCCTTGCCGATGGCTTTGTCTATGTCCATGAGTTGGAGCATTGCGAAACCAGAACCTGTGGGGTCGTAGCCGTTGAATACGGCTTCCATCTGGGAGCCTGCATACCAGAGGGTAAAAGCATTCACGATACTCAACAGCGGCATCCACAAACCCACCGCCAGCGGCAACACGAGATACTTGCCGAGGATAGAAAGGCCTGGCCCACCCAGGAGCAAAGCAAAGGCCATGAACGGCGTCATCGCATAGAGCATGCCCTCGAAGAAGGCGATCATCGGTCTCATGTAGTGTTTGAAGCTGTCGCCCTTCCCCGCCCATTGAATTTCTTGCTGGTTGAGCGATTCGCGAAGAGCCATTGCGGCTCTTTGCTCTTGCCAATGGTTCATGGCATCGACACGGGAATCGTTGAAAATCGGCGCAATTAGCGAAGTCAAAACGTAGTCCTGAGCCGACTTGCTACTCAGTGCGAGGCTCTGAATAGCTTGGTCAGTAGCGGCTTGAACCTGGATACCGCTGGTCATGCGGTTGGTCTTGGCCTCTTCGCTGAACCCTTTCTGGAGAATGTCCTCTAGCACGTCTGTATAGACGTTCTGCAAATGGGCGTTGAGAAACGACCGCGCCTCTGCACAGCTTTTCATGGTGCCGGCGGTACCGTCATAGACGTAGATGAACATCGATGAGTTCTGGTTTGACAGCACCTCCGCCCAGCCAGGCGATCGGTACAGGTCGGTCAAGGTCTTATCCGTTCTCAGCGCCACGGGGTTCAGTGAACAGAATGTCATGTACTCGTTCACCGATCGGGGCAGATCCCACCCGTCCGCTTTTCGGTAGTTTTGGAAGCCGTCCAGTGCCATCGGGTTCCGAAGAGCGTCGCGCACTTTCGACAATGTGCTCAGACTCGAGAACAGCCCGTAGTCGGTCATGCTTGGAGTAGAAAATGCCTGCTCCGCGGTTTTTGTAATGCCGTAGGCCACCGTTGAGATGACTGAGCCGACAAAGGCAGGGCCAAGAGGCACGTTGTCGACCACCCGCACCTGTGATGACACCGTATCCTCGATAACAGTGGTGGCTGTAGGGCCGTAGAACATCATGTAAAGGACGAGCACAAGGCCCGCCTTTCCGAAGGTAATGGCCTGGTTATTGAAGACAGCTTGGAACGCCAGCAGAAATAGGCCTATCAGCGCGCCAATACGGGCAAGGTCTTCTGCGTCACCGCTGCCTGTGATCATTGCGCAGGCATTGAGCATGATCTCAAGGAACTCGGCGCTGCCTGTCGTGTAGATAGTGAAGTCCATGGATATCTCCGTTACGCGCCTGCGTTATCGTTGATGGTTCCCTGTGGCAGGGTTCCGTTATCAAACACAGGGGCCATCTGGAGCATTTTCTCGGCTTGGCCATCGGCATCTTTGCCTTGCATTGCTTCCTCGATGTACGAGCGGTATTCATCCATGAGCTCACCCTTGGTAGCCCGCAGGTCCTCGATCACCTTTCCTGCATCCGCCATATTCAGGCTGGTCAGGCCTTTCTCTGTATGCCCAAGCAGCTGATAAATCAGGCTCATCGATGCATCAGCAGCAATTTTCTTGGCGAACTGGTTCAGATAGTCATAACCGGATTGAGCGCCTGCCTTCTGGGTGATTTTCATCAAATTCACCCCTACTCGGCTTGATGCGAGGTATGCAATCCGGTTTCCGTCAGCAGCGGTTGCAGTGCCGTTCGCAAAACGCTCAAGGATTCCGTTGTTTTGAAGATCCTCCAGGATTCGAGTCTCAAGGCCCTTGAAACTGGTGAGAGTTCGGATGTTCGGGTCTGAGCAGTCAGGGTCATCCTGGTCGCACTGGTAGACCTTGACATCAAGGTTGGCTGAGCCCTCAACCAGGATCTTCAGACCTTCGCCGGTGATGAGCTTCGGCATAGGATGCGCAGCGAAGTTTTTCCCCCGCTGGCGTCGTTTGCGAGCGACACGTTGTAGCTGCCAACCATGGACATGATGAATTCCGCGTTCTCATCGCTACCGAACAAGATTTGCGACTGAAGGCCTGACTTCTTCATGGCGCACCATAGAACGTTCCCTGTGTTCTCGCATTGAACGGCCTTGCCGGAGGCTGCAATCCGATTCGCCGGCGAGTCCTCTTTGGTGGATTTCGCGGTAAAAAAGTCAGATGAGACGTTCGATCCGAAGGCCGTCATCGCAGATTTGAAGTCGGTGCTTTCTTCGTATGCCTTTTTGGCATTCGTAACCAACCCACTCGCCAGCTGGCAGCTGTTGGAAAACATTTGGTTGAGCGCCTGGATCTTGTTGGCCAGGTTGCGGATAACGCCACCTGTCTGAGCGTCCATCGCATCGAGGGCAAGCTCAAAGGCAAAGCCTGAAACAATGCCAGCAGCGTTCGACGCCACATTCCTCATGAGCGCCACGAACTCTTCGCCGTTGATAAAGGAGAACGAGCCACTGTAAAGGTTGATGCCCCCGCATCCACCCTTTGCGCTTGGAGGGGTAATGCTGATGAGATTGGCAGTGGATATTCGATTCCGAAGGACAACGGAGCCGCCGGTAATAACGCCGCGTGTGGCTGTTTTATATGCCCCTGGACTGGTGACGTTGATCATGCCGCTGAACATTTCATTGACCTGCTGTTGAATGTTCGCGTGAGCCCCGAAGGGCACCATCAGCGCTACAGCAAGGGCGATCGGTTTGATTTTCACTGGGCACCTCCGTTGTCTTTTTGAAAGGCACGACGAGCTTCATCGCGCATCCGATTCACGAATTCGTTAGGGTTTTTGGTTGCATCGGGCGGGGCGTCAGCCAATTTTGTGGCGTCGATCAAACCCATGGTGTTAAGGCGGGATGTGGCGTTGTATTCCTGATCGGAAATAAGCCCCGCTTCATTCGCCGCCATTAGAATCCGAGTGGTTGCCGTCTCCATTGAAACGGTGCTGAAGCTGACGATCTTCACGTCATTCGGAGGGATGACCAGGGCCAGCGCCGGCGAGGTGATGATGCCAAGCTGCTCTGCGAGCCCAGTGTCGTACTGCGTGTTTGGGTATTTGCCGCCAGGAAGGGGTGCCCCATCCATAGAGACGGGCATGACAGTAAACCCGTACCTGAACTCGAGTGCAGAGACCGCTGCCAGGGCCTGTTCGCAAAGAATGCAGTCGTTACCGTTGTAGAAGAACATCAGCGCAGAGCTGCCAGCGATGAGCTTCAGCAGGGTTTCTTTCTGCTTGCCGGCCGCCGTCGCTAGAGCGTCGGAGGCGGCGTTGGAGGCGGGATAACGCATATCCTCGTCGAGGAAGGGGTCATTACGGATTACCTCGACGGAGTGACGCGAGAATCGCTCGGCCTTGTCGAGCATGATTCGCTGAGCCCAGAAGTACGCACTCACATTCTCCTTCGTGGGGTTATCCATGGCTGCATCACGCAGCTTCGGAAGCATTTCCCGAATCCACGCCACGCTGCCAGTCGGTGGCAACTCGGGCGCGGGCGGCTCGGAGGCTTCCGTTTCGGCAGGTGGTGGGGCCGCTGGAACCGGCGCGGGCTCAGTTTTCTGGGGTTCCTGTTCAGGAGGCGGATCTTCGTACCAGAACCAGCCGCGTTCTTTGTCCTGGTAGAACGAAGAACCAGCAACCTGGGGCGTTTTTGACTCGGCGGGCTTGGTCTCTCCCGCAAGAGAAATGCTGCTTATAGCGGCAGCAAGCAACAAGATGGGGAATTTTAGGGGCGTCATGAGTCCGTCTGGCCAAGATGGGGATGCTCGAATTGTGAGCGTTGGCCAACAGGAGGGGGCGCGTTTTCAGGCGCTTTTACGGTCGGAAAAAGAGAGGAGAGTCGAGAAGGCCAGAGGCCTATCGCTGTGCGCGATAGACCTCGTGGCCGAGGAAGCCGAGAGAACCACGTTCACGAAGAACGTCATTCCAATCGACACCTTTGGAGCCGTCAGGGATGGGCATGTCCGGCAACATTATTTGCGCCTTGATCCCCATTTCCACAGACGTTTTTTTAAAGCGAATGCCGCTTTCTGGCCGCCCTCCTTGCGGTCCTTGTCAGCCCAGATTCGGACTGCTTTGGTGCAGGCTGGTGGTACGAAGCTCTCCAAAAGGTAGGAATTCACCAAGGGCCATACGGGTATACCCATGGCTGTTTCCACCGACAGAGCTGTTTCCAATCCTTCACATACATCCAAGACTTCTCCTGGATGCGATGTTGGCACCGCACAACCGGGAAGCTTGCGGTTGCTGGGGATTGGAAACATTTTTTCGGCTCAGCGAGATCAGCTTTCTCACCCTTCATTGTCAGATAGTGACGGTTGATGGTCACAGCCTGGCCTTCAGGATCGATGAGCGTACACACTATCCCTGGATGCT from Pseudomonas poae encodes the following:
- a CDS encoding transposase — translated: MQRRKVTFRLYPNVSQQERLDGWVRLHAELYNAALQERIEAYRKAGISISYYDQQNTLPVIKQFRPELVELGSHALQETLRRLDRAFQAFFRRVKAGQSPGFPRFKSSARYSGFSYPDPAGWKLQQLGQRGGTLRLGSGKGAMMIRLRGRHRFADFTPNDLTLSRRRNHATGQDQWYASITLRVPESACRRERTGDDAIGIDLGVSHWANFDDGSQIENPRWLREALPQLANLQRQRARRKRGSHRYRLLSQEIIRLHQRIADGRRDFLHKQTTSLVQRCALIATEELQPQNMSRSAKGTVEKPGRRVRQKAGLNREILSAGFSMAHQMLTYKAHEAGSVLHLSDTRRLKPSQRCSACWAIVPKLLSERMHRCACGCVLPRDQNSARVVLLDAWILQDTPGTGVTARLKPLSAQAVKPKSTTREIPTTTAHAV
- a CDS encoding conjugal transfer protein TraG, which encodes MDFTIYTTGSAEFLEIMLNACAMITGSGDAEDLARIGALIGLFLLAFQAVFNNQAITFGKAGLVLVLYMMFYGPTATTVIEDTVSSQVRVVDNVPLGPAFVGSVISTVAYGITKTAEQAFSTPSMTDYGLFSSLSTLSKVRDALRNPMALDGFQNYRKADGWDLPRSVNEYMTFCSLNPVALRTDKTLTDLYRSPGWAEVLSNQNSSMFIYVYDGTAGTMKSCAEARSFLNAHLQNVYTDVLEDILQKGFSEEAKTNRMTSGIQVQAATDQAIQSLALSSKSAQDYVLTSLIAPIFNDSRVDAMNHWQEQRAAMALRESLNQQEIQWAGKGDSFKHYMRPMIAFFEGMLYAMTPFMAFALLLGGPGLSILGKYLVLPLAVGLWMPLLSIVNAFTLWYAGSQMEAVFNGYDPTGSGFAMLQLMDIDKAIGKALGIGGLLAASVPPLALFIVSGSAMVANSVMSQMTAGDKFKSEDVNPRAQDSAPVLSQNASFTSDQVSSGVSRTGSPQLAETITGDQAASAVLQSAQTASQTATSQYQSNLSAAGQQLASTSTGREAMTQMGESIKASDALKQSSSYNQAVENLRSSGFSESSINMATAASALGGQAGLKGIMANLKTSDGKSLSEMSGTERRTAEKSLSQLSSSVESANTRDLTFATGDAFRDSSMAQSSVSNTDQINQSRTEALQAQNTYSQAASQQDTIRASQGLNLRDAAIKSLSRGGVSRAESGLELQRMAGATDEGKKLFAEAFNSQSIKDMSSNTDEQRAMAAIRAINQQGRLGELVMSQFNPFDFNVAQGNAGEFANIADKAGAATAGNSGLQGEFNSRWQGNSDAYAGAQDMNISAKEAAEDQGAELVGNRHAENSLAPQLAHARNSEDVRGAADSEAAQQLSTFGKNYDDKGLMIKAASAVQSIQSGGKTLTNFLAGNENTQFSNDVSEGQQLGLTDSQAALRAASRAGMPTDSDIYQWSSYHTYSEAMIASGGDEDYAKGVHASLTYQAAGSDGTSADRPVVETVAAGNRHNPLPKNFRPAAIENAEQPKQASGPRRPSIE
- a CDS encoding thioredoxin family protein, whose product is MTPLKFPILLLAAAISSISLAGETKPAESKTPQVAGSSFYQDKERGWFWYEDPPPEQEPQKTEPAPVPAAPPPAETEASEPPAPELPPTGSVAWIREMLPKLRDAAMDNPTKENVSAYFWAQRIMLDKAERFSRHSVEVIRNDPFLDEDMRYPASNAASDALATAAGKQKETLLKLIAGSSALMFFYNGNDCILCEQALAAVSALEFRYGFTVMPVSMDGAPLPGGKYPNTQYDTGLAEQLGIITSPALALVIPPNDVKIVSFSTVSMETATTRILMAANEAGLISDQEYNATSRLNTMGLIDATKLADAPPDATKNPNEFVNRMRDEARRAFQKDNGGAQ